The nucleotide sequence GGTGCGCTCGTCGATCCAGTACTGGTGCCACTCCTCGTCCTCGCCGGGCTTGACGAAGAACTCCATCTCCATCTGCTCGAACTCGCGGGTGCGGAAGATGAAGTTGCCCGGCGTGATCTCGTTGCGGAAGCTCTTGCCGGTCTGGGCGATGCCGAACGGCGGCTTCCTGCGCGAGGACTGCATGACGTTGAGGAAGTTGAGGAAGATGCCCTGCGCGGTCTCGGGGCGCAGGTAGTGCAGGCCCGACTCGTCCTCGACGACGCCGAGGTAGGTCTTGAGCAGGCCGGAGAACTGGCGCGGCTCGGTCCACTGGCCACGGGTGCCGCAGTTGCTGCATGCGACGTCGGCGAGCTGGACGTCGTCCGGGTTCTCCAGGCCCTTCTTCTCCGCGACGGCCTCCTGGAGGTGATCGGCGCGGAAGCGCTTGTGGCACGAGAGGCACTCGACGAGCGGGTCGGAGAAGGTCGCGACGTGGCCGGAGGCCTCCCACGTCTGGCGCGGGAGGATGACCGAGGAGTCGAGGCCGACGACGTCGTCACGGCTCGTGACGGTGCTGCGCCACCACTGCCGCTTGATGTTCTCCTTGAGCTCGACGCCGAGGGGCCCGTAGTCCCACGCCGAGCGCGTGCCTCCGTAGATCTCGCCGCACGGGAAGACGAAGCCCCTGCGCTTGCAGAGGGAGACGACGGTGTCGACGACGGAGGTGGGGGCAGCCATGGCGCAAGGCTATACAGGGGCGGCGGGGCGCTCCGAACCGGTTTGCCCCCGGCCCGTAGGCTGACCCACCGTGTCGACCCTCCGCGAGTCCTTCGAGCGGGCGAGCCTGCCCGCGCTGCGCCGGCTGGACGCCCTGCCCCGGGCGCTCCCGTTCCTCCTCGTGCTCGTGCTCGTCGTCGCCGGCGTCCTCCTGCCGTCGCCGGGCTGGCTGCTCATCGGCGTCGTCGTCCTGCTGCTGGCCTGGATCCTCGCCCTCGCCTGGCCGCGGCTGTCGACCGCCGAGCGGCTCATGCGCCTGTCCGTCGTCGCGATCATGGTCGCGATCCTCCTGACCCAGGCCTTCCCCCGCTCCTGACGCCACCGCCGCCGGCGGCGATTTGACAACCGTTCTCATCCCGAATGAGAATCGTTGTCATGAAGCGCGCTCTCGCCACCCTCGCCGCCGCCCCACTCCTCGTGCTCGCCGGATGCGGGAGCAGTGACTCCGGCACGGGCGGCGGTGACGCCGCGCTCGAGGTGTCGGCGGCCTTCTACCCCCTGCAGTGGGTCTCGCAGCAGGTCGGGGGCGACCTCGTCGACGTCCGCTCGCTCACCAAGCCGGGCGCCGAGCCGCACGACCTCGAGCTGACCCCGAAGGACGTCGGGGAGCTCGCACAGTCCGACGTCGTCCTCTACCTGAAGGGCTTCCAGCCGGCCGTCGACGACGCCGTCGCGAGCCAGGCGAAGGACGCCGGCTTCGAGGTCTCGGTGGACGCCGACCTCAGCCTCACCGCGAGCGAGGAGGGCCACGACCACGCGGGCGAGAGCGCCGACGAGCACGCCGACCACGCGCACGAGGGCAGCCAGGACCCGCACTTCTGGCTCGACCCGGTGCGCTTCGAGAAGGTCGCCACGGCCGTCGGCGAACGCTTCGCCACGGCCGACCCCGAGCACGCCGCCACCTACCGCGCCAACGCCGTCAAGGTCGTCGAGCAGCTGAAGACCCTCGACGGCGAGTTCCGCACCGGCCTCGCGCAGTGCGCGAGCAAGGAGCTCGTCACCGGGCACGCCGCCTTCGCCTACCTCGCCCAGCGCTACGGCCTCTCGCAGGAGGGCATCGCGGGCATCTCGCCCGACGCCGAGCCGGACGCCGCGACCCTGCGCGACCTCGCCGCGCACATCGAGGAGCACGGCGTGAAGACCGTCTACAGCGAGACCCTCGTCTCCCCCGCCCTCGCCGACACCCTCGCCCGCGAGACCGGCGCCACGGTGCAGGTCCTCGACCCCCTCGAGGGGATCACGGACGCCTCGAAGGGCACGGACTACCTTGAGGTGATGCGCAGCAACCTCGCGACCCTCGAGAAGGGCCAGCAGTGCCGGTGAGCGACGCCCCCCTCATCGACCTGCGGTCGGCGGCCTTCGGGTACGCCGACCGCACGGTCGTCTCCGGCGTCGACCTCGCCGTCCACCCGGGCGAGGTCGTCGCGCTGCTCGGGCCCAACGGCTCGGGCAAGTCGACCCTCGTCCGCGGTCTGCTCGGGCTGACCGAGCACCAGGGCGGCGAGGTCCGCCTGCTCGGGGTGCCGCGCGAGCAGCTGCACGACCACACGCGCATCGGCTACGTGCCGCAGCGCCACTCGCTGTCGGCCACCGTGCGCGCCACCGTCGCCGAGATCGTCGCCGTCGGGCGGCTGCCGCACCGCCCGTGGTGGAAGCCGGCCGGGCGCACCGACCGCGAGGTCGTCGCCGCCTCGATCGCCGCCGTCGGCCTCGCCGACCGCGCCGACGAGGAGGTCGCCTCGCTCTCCGGCGGGCAGCAGCGCCGGGTGCTCATCGCCCGGGCGCTCGCCGGCCGGCCGGACCTCCTCGTGATGGACGAGCCGACCGCCGGGGTCGACCGCGCGAGCCAGGACGCCCTCGCCGACACCCTGCGCACCCTCGCCGCCGACGGCACCTCGATGCTCATCGTCACCCACGAGCTCGACGCCCTGCGCGACGTCGTCACCCGCATCGTCTGCATGGACGACGGCCACCTCGACTTCGACGGCACGCCACCGGAGTACGCCGCCCACCTCGCGGCGCACGCGCCCGGAGGCGACCACCACCACCACGACCACGCGCCGGTGCGACCCGCCCCGGTCGGCGGCCCGTTCGACGCGCCCCGGGAGGTGCACCCGTGAGCGAGATGCTCGCCCTCGACTTCATGCGCCAGGCGTTCGTCGCCGCCCTGCTCGCCGGGATCGCGGCGCCGCTCGTCGGCACCTTCCTCGTCCAGCGCCGGATGTCGCTCATCGGCGACGGGATGGGCCACGTCGCGCTCGCCGGTGTCGCCGTCGGCATCCTCACCGGCTCGCAGCCGGTGCTCACCGCCCTCGTCGCGGCCGTGCTCGCCGGCATCGCCATCGAGCTGATCCGCGCCAGCGGCCGCACGAGCGGCGACGTCGCCCTCGCGGTGATGTTCTACGGCGGCATCGCGCTCGGCGTCGTGCTCATCGCCCGATCGTCCGCGAGCAACCCCTCGAACCTCACCGCCTACCTCTTCGGGGCCATCCTCACGACGAGCGGCGGCGACCTCGTCCTGCTCGCCGCCCTCACGGTCGCCGTGCTCGTCGTGACGACCGTGCTGCGGCAGCGCTTCTTCGCGGTCGCCAACGACGAGGAGTACGCGCGCTCGGCCGGCCTGCCGGTGCTCGCCTACAACCTGGTGCTCGCGGTGCTCACGGCGCTGACGGTCGTCGTCTCGATGCGCATCGTCGGCCTCCTGCTCATCAGCGCGCTGATGATCGTCCCCAACGCGACGGCCCAGCTGCTGGCCCGCAGCTTCGGGGCGAGCGTGCGCTGGGCGGTGCTCGTCGGCGTCGTGTCGAGCGTCGGCGGCGTCGCGGTGTCGTACGAGGCGGGCACCCCGTCCGGCGGCACCATCGTCCTCGTCGCCATCGGCCTCTTCCTCGCCGTCACCGTCGCCACGGCGCTGCTCGAGCGCGCCCGCCGGGCCGCGCACCGGCGCGCCGAGCGACACGACCACGAGCACGGGCCCCGCTGCGGGCACGACGCCGTCGAGCACGACGACCACGTCGACTACCTCCACGACGGGCACCGGCACGCCGTCCACGGGGGCCACTACGACGAGCACGGCCACCACCACGCACCCGAGCACGACCGGCCGCAGGAGGCAGGGACCCGATGACCGAGCAGACGCAGGCCGCCCGCCGGCCCACCCGGCAGCGCGCGGCCATCGCCGAGGCCCTCACCGGCACCGTCGAGTTCCGCTCGGCGCAGGAGATCCACTCCTCGATGGCCGGCGACGGCACCCGGGTCGGGCTGGCGACCGTCTACCGCAACCTCCAGGCGATGGCCGCCGACGGCGAGGTCGACGTCATCCGCACCGCCGACGGCGAGGCGGTCTACCGCTCGTGCGCGACCGACGACCACCACCACCACGTCGTGTGCCGCTCGTGCGGCCTGGCCGTCGAGGTCACCGGCGACGCCGTCGAGCGGTGGGCCGAGGCCGTCGCCGCCGAGCACGGCTTCACGCAGGTGCGCCACACCGTCGAGATCGACGGCCTCTGCGCGCAGTGCGCCGCCCGCCGCTGAGCGGGATCGGGAGCGGGGTCGCTCAGCCGGCCGGGGTGCCGGGCGCGCCCGGGGCGTCGACGGCGCCGCCGTACCGGCGCTCGCGGTCGACGTAGGACTCGACCGCGGCCCAGAGGTCGCGCCGGTCGTAGTCGGGCCACAGCCGGTCCTGGAAGACCATCTCGGCGTAGGCGCTCTGCCACAGGAGGAAGTTGCTCGTGCGCTGCTCCCCGGAGCTGCGCACGAAGAGGTCGACGTCGGGCATGTCGGGCTCGGGGAGGTAGCGCGCGACCGTGCGCTCGTCGACGCTGCGCGCCGTGAGCCGGCCGCGGGCGACGTCCTCGGCGATGCGCTGCACGGCGTCGCCGATCTCGGCGCGGCCGCCGTAGTTGACGCAGAAGTACAGCGTGAGACCGGTGTTGTGCTGCGTCATCTCCTGCGCGGTCTCGAGCTCCTTGATGACCGAGCCCCACAGGCGGGGGCGGCGGCCGACCCAGCGCATCCGCACGCCCCAGGCGTGCAGCTGGTCGCGCCGACGTCGGATGACGTCGCGGTTGAAGCCCATGAGGAAGCGGACCTCGTCGGGGCTGCGCTTCCAGTTCTCGGTGCTGAAGGCGTACGCCGACAGGTGCGTGACCCCGACCTCGATGGCGCCCGCCACGACGTCGAGGAGCGCGGCCTCGCCGGCCTCGTGACCCTTGGTGCGCGCGAGCCCGCGCTGGTTGGCCCAGCGGCCGTTGCCGTCCATGACGACGGCGACGTGGCGCGGCATCCGGGAGGCCTCGATGACCGGGGCCTGCGCACCGCTCGGGTGCGGGAAGGGGCGCTCGTAGGGGGTGGGGCCGCTCACCGCTCCACCATACGGAGGCTGCGGATGCCGCGTTCGAGGTGCCACTGGAGGAAGGCCGCGGTGAGGCCGCTGCCCTCGCGGCGCTGGCGGGGGTCGGCGCCGTCGGCGAGCGCCCAGTCCCCGGCGAGGAGCGCGGCGAGCAGGCGCAGGGTGTCGGGGTGCGGCGCCGTCGAGCCGGGGGCTCGGCAGACCGGGCACACCGCGCCGCCGGCCGCGACGTGGAAGGCACGGTGCGGGCCGGGGGCGCCGCACTTGGCGCAGTCGTGGAAGCTCGGGGCGTACCCGCCGATCGCCATCGCCCGCAGGAGGTAGGCGTCGAGGACGAGCCCGGCGTCGTGCTCGCGGTGGGCGAGGCTGCGCAGGGCGCCGGCGAGGAGCAGGTACTGCTGGAGGGCGGGCTCGCGCTCCTCGGTCAGCCGGTCGCAGGTCTCGAGGACCGCGGTGGCGGCCGTCCACGCCGGGTAGTCGCGGGCGATGGCCTCGCCCCAGGGGTCGAGCGTCTCGACCTGGGTCACGGTGTCGAGCGTGCGGCCCTCGTAGCACTGGACGTCGATGTGCATGCCCGGCTCGAGCCGCGCCCCGAACCGCGAGCGGGTCCGGCGCACGCCCTTGCCGACGACCCGGAGCTTGCCCAGGCGCCGGGACAGGACGGTGACGATGCGGTCGGCCTCACCCAGCTTGTGGGTGCGCAGGACGATCGCCTCGTCGCGGTAGAGGGGCACCGGACCATCATCCGCCCCCGCACCGACATCCACGGCCTCGCCCCGCCGACGACCCACCCCGGCATCCCCGCACGTGCCGGGATATCGCTGTCCGGCAGCGCCCCGAGCCACGAAAACCCCGCACGTGCCGGGTTGTCGCCGTCCGCCGGCCTCCCGAGCCACGAAAACGCCGCACGTGCCGAGTCATCGCTGTCCGGCAGCGCCCCGAGCCAAGAGAACCCCGCACGTGCCGGCTGATCGAGATCCGGAGCGCGCCGAGGCGCGGTCGGTGGCGCCGGAGGTGGGGTGATCACCCCACGTCTGGCGCCACGAGGGACGCCACCACCCCCGCCCGACCTTCGCGCCCACCGGCGACGGCGACCCGGTCAGCGCCGGCGTCAGCGCGGGTCGAGGGCGTGGTGGGTCCAGAGGTGGACGACGGCGAGGCTGCGGTGCGGGGCCCAGGCCTCGGCCAGGCGCGCCGCCTCCCGCGCCGGCAGCCCGCCGAGCGCCTTGCGCAGGACGAGGTCGCCGGGCAGGAAGACGTCGGGGTCGCGCAGGCAGCGCATCATCACGAGGTCGGCGGTCCACGGACCGACCCCCGGCAGCGCGAGCAGCTCCGCCCGCCGGACCGCCCGCAGACCGGCGTCGGCCTCCGGCTCGAGCGACAGCCCACCCGCCACCGCGGCCCCGAGCGCCACGAGCGTGCGCGCCCGGGCACCGGTCACCCCCACCTCGCGCTGCAGCACGTCCGGGTCGGCCGCCGCCAGGGCCGCGGGCGAGACGGGCAGGAGCGCGGCCAGCCGGCCGGCGAACACCCGCCCGGCCGCGAGCGACACGTGCTGCCAGAGCACGACGTTCACGGCGGCGGCGAACGGGTCGGGCGCCCCCGGGACACGGACGTGGGGCCGCGCCCGCACCAGCCCGCCCAGCACGGGGTCGTCGGCGAGCGCGGCGACGCCCGGCGCCGGGTCGAGGTCGAGCCCCAGCCACCGCCGTCCGACCTCCAGCGCCCCGGCCGCACCCGGCCCGGCGGACCGCAGCACCGGCGGGCCCGACGCCGGCAGCACCACCTCGAGCCACGACTCCCCCACCGGCCGCCGAAGCACGCTGCCGTCCGCGCCGGAGGTCGAGGTCTCCACCCCGTCGACGGCGTGCGCCACGACCCACGCCCGCAGCGCCGGCACGTCGACCGGCGAGGTCACGACCTCCTCGGTCACGGGGGCGGTGGGCACCCGGCCATCCAACCCCACCCCGGTGACACCGCTCGGCCCTACGCTGCCGGGATGACGCAGCAGCCCTTCTTCGACCCGTGGCCGGAGCCCGAGGCGGAGCACGACGAGCAGCCGGAGTACGACATCCCGTGGATGCCGCCGCGCCACGTCGTCGGCGTGACCGTCCCCCTCGACGTCGAGATCTTCACCGGCCCCGACGTCGTCGTCCGCGCCACGCGAGCCCGCGCCTTCACCCGCGGGCTCGAGGTCGAGGTCGAGACCTGGGTGCGTCCGGGCAGCACCCGCCCGGTGGACGACGTGGCCCGCATCTGGGAGCAGCAGGAGCCCCGCTTCGGCCTCCGGCTCGCCGACGGGACGCGGCTGGGCCACCGCCCCCCGCACGCTGCGCCGGACGAGGAGGCCGGCCCGTCGACGCTCGCGCAGACGAGCGGCCAGGGCGACACCCTGCGCTCGTCCCGCTCGTGGTGGATCCACCCGTTCCCCGAGGGCGAGTCGGTCGAGCTCGTCGTGCGCTGGGACCACCTCGGCGTCCCCGAGAGCGTGGCCACCCTGCCCCTGGGCCCGCTGCGCGAGGCCGCCACCCGCGAGCAGGTCCTCTGGGACCCGCCTCCGCCCCCGGGTGCCGACGGGGGCGGCTGGTTCGCCTACGGGCCGATGTCCGGCAGCGCGTACGGCTCGTCGCTGGCGATCACGTGGGACGACGACGAGGACGAGGACGCCGCGGACGACAGCAAGGCCACCGACGAGGAGGAGTAGGTCTGCCGCTCAGGCGAAGTCGCCCGACGCGACCTCGGCCGTGCGCCGCTCGATCGCGTCGAGCACGACCTGGGCGACGCGCTCCGGCGCCAGCCCCTGCGGCAGCGACGGCGTGGCGCCCGCGAGCGGCCGGGTCGCGAGCCCGGTCTCGGTGTGCGGCGGCCGCAGGTCGATGACCTGCACCCCGGTGCGGCGCGCCTCGCGGGCCAGCGCGCGGTCCGCGGCGGTCAGGGCGGCCTTCGCCGCGGCGTAGGCGACCATCCCGGGCAGCGGCGCCTCGGCGACGACGGCGCTGAGGTTCGCGAGGTACCCCTTGGTCTCCGCGAGCGCCGGCAGCACCCGGCGCGCGAGGAAGAGCGGGCCGATGACGTCGGTGAGGAAGAGCTCCTCGATGACGGCGTCGTCGGTGTCGACGAGCGACCCGAACGCGACGACCCCCGCGGCGTTGACGACCCCGTCGAGCCGACCGTGCTCGTCCCGGCAGTGCGCGACGAGCCGGTCGCCGAGCGTGGCGTCCCCGATCTCGCCGACGACCTGCGCCGCCCCGGGGACGGCCTCGCCGAGCCGCCCGGCGTCGCGACCGACGGCCACGACGGTGGCGCCGCGCTCCTGCAGCCCGCGGGCGACGAGCCCGCCGAGCACCCCGGAGGCCCCGACGACGGCCACGACCTGTGCGTTCTCCTCGCTCATGCCGTCACTCTCGCAGCGGGCGACCACCGTGCCGGGCCCGCGGACCCGCCCCGACCTGCGGCGTCGAACGTGGGCGCGTCGTGGACAGGTGTTCGATTCCCGGCTACGCTCTCGCCATGGCAGTGCTCCAGGGCTCCCTCCTCGAC is from Arthrobacter sp. NEB 688 and encodes:
- a CDS encoding glycine--tRNA ligase — its product is MAAPTSVVDTVVSLCKRRGFVFPCGEIYGGTRSAWDYGPLGVELKENIKRQWWRSTVTSRDDVVGLDSSVILPRQTWEASGHVATFSDPLVECLSCHKRFRADHLQEAVAEKKGLENPDDVQLADVACSNCGTRGQWTEPRQFSGLLKTYLGVVEDESGLHYLRPETAQGIFLNFLNVMQSSRRKPPFGIAQTGKSFRNEITPGNFIFRTREFEQMEMEFFVKPGEDEEWHQYWIDERTRWYTDLGIDPDNLRHFEHAQEKLSHYSKRTVDIEYRFRFAGSEWGELEGIANRTDFDLTTHSKHSGTDLVYFDQASGERYTPYVIEPAAGLSRSLMTFLVDAYTEDEAPNTKGGVDKRVVLKLDKRLAPVKAAVLPLSRNADLSPKARDLAATLRRSWNIDFDDAGAIGRRYRRQDEIGTPFCITVDFDTLDDHAVTIRERDTMTQERVALDQVEGWLAQRLVGC
- a CDS encoding DUF6703 family protein — its product is MSTLRESFERASLPALRRLDALPRALPFLLVLVLVVAGVLLPSPGWLLIGVVVLLLAWILALAWPRLSTAERLMRLSVVAIMVAILLTQAFPRS
- a CDS encoding metal ABC transporter substrate-binding protein, which translates into the protein MKRALATLAAAPLLVLAGCGSSDSGTGGGDAALEVSAAFYPLQWVSQQVGGDLVDVRSLTKPGAEPHDLELTPKDVGELAQSDVVLYLKGFQPAVDDAVASQAKDAGFEVSVDADLSLTASEEGHDHAGESADEHADHAHEGSQDPHFWLDPVRFEKVATAVGERFATADPEHAATYRANAVKVVEQLKTLDGEFRTGLAQCASKELVTGHAAFAYLAQRYGLSQEGIAGISPDAEPDAATLRDLAAHIEEHGVKTVYSETLVSPALADTLARETGATVQVLDPLEGITDASKGTDYLEVMRSNLATLEKGQQCR
- a CDS encoding metal ABC transporter ATP-binding protein, which codes for MSDAPLIDLRSAAFGYADRTVVSGVDLAVHPGEVVALLGPNGSGKSTLVRGLLGLTEHQGGEVRLLGVPREQLHDHTRIGYVPQRHSLSATVRATVAEIVAVGRLPHRPWWKPAGRTDREVVAASIAAVGLADRADEEVASLSGGQQRRVLIARALAGRPDLLVMDEPTAGVDRASQDALADTLRTLAADGTSMLIVTHELDALRDVVTRIVCMDDGHLDFDGTPPEYAAHLAAHAPGGDHHHHDHAPVRPAPVGGPFDAPREVHP
- a CDS encoding metal ABC transporter permease, translated to MSEMLALDFMRQAFVAALLAGIAAPLVGTFLVQRRMSLIGDGMGHVALAGVAVGILTGSQPVLTALVAAVLAGIAIELIRASGRTSGDVALAVMFYGGIALGVVLIARSSASNPSNLTAYLFGAILTTSGGDLVLLAALTVAVLVVTTVLRQRFFAVANDEEYARSAGLPVLAYNLVLAVLTALTVVVSMRIVGLLLISALMIVPNATAQLLARSFGASVRWAVLVGVVSSVGGVAVSYEAGTPSGGTIVLVAIGLFLAVTVATALLERARRAAHRRAERHDHEHGPRCGHDAVEHDDHVDYLHDGHRHAVHGGHYDEHGHHHAPEHDRPQEAGTR
- a CDS encoding transcriptional repressor, encoding MTEQTQAARRPTRQRAAIAEALTGTVEFRSAQEIHSSMAGDGTRVGLATVYRNLQAMAADGEVDVIRTADGEAVYRSCATDDHHHHVVCRSCGLAVEVTGDAVERWAEAVAAEHGFTQVRHTVEIDGLCAQCAARR
- a CDS encoding isoprenyl transferase, whose product is MPRHVAVVMDGNGRWANQRGLARTKGHEAGEAALLDVVAGAIEVGVTHLSAYAFSTENWKRSPDEVRFLMGFNRDVIRRRRDQLHAWGVRMRWVGRRPRLWGSVIKELETAQEMTQHNTGLTLYFCVNYGGRAEIGDAVQRIAEDVARGRLTARSVDERTVARYLPEPDMPDVDLFVRSSGEQRTSNFLLWQSAYAEMVFQDRLWPDYDRRDLWAAVESYVDRERRYGGAVDAPGAPGTPAG
- the recO gene encoding DNA repair protein RecO encodes the protein MPLYRDEAIVLRTHKLGEADRIVTVLSRRLGKLRVVGKGVRRTRSRFGARLEPGMHIDVQCYEGRTLDTVTQVETLDPWGEAIARDYPAWTAATAVLETCDRLTEEREPALQQYLLLAGALRSLAHREHDAGLVLDAYLLRAMAIGGYAPSFHDCAKCGAPGPHRAFHVAAGGAVCPVCRAPGSTAPHPDTLRLLAALLAGDWALADGADPRQRREGSGLTAAFLQWHLERGIRSLRMVER
- a CDS encoding DNA-3-methyladenine glycosylase 2 family protein: MPTAPVTEEVVTSPVDVPALRAWVVAHAVDGVETSTSGADGSVLRRPVGESWLEVVLPASGPPVLRSAGPGAAGALEVGRRWLGLDLDPAPGVAALADDPVLGGLVRARPHVRVPGAPDPFAAAVNVVLWQHVSLAAGRVFAGRLAALLPVSPAALAAADPDVLQREVGVTGARARTLVALGAAVAGGLSLEPEADAGLRAVRRAELLALPGVGPWTADLVMMRCLRDPDVFLPGDLVLRKALGGLPAREAARLAEAWAPHRSLAVVHLWTHHALDPR
- a CDS encoding SDR family oxidoreductase, with the translated sequence MSEENAQVVAVVGASGVLGGLVARGLQERGATVVAVGRDAGRLGEAVPGAAQVVGEIGDATLGDRLVAHCRDEHGRLDGVVNAAGVVAFGSLVDTDDAVIEELFLTDVIGPLFLARRVLPALAETKGYLANLSAVVAEAPLPGMVAYAAAKAALTAADRALAREARRTGVQVIDLRPPHTETGLATRPLAGATPSLPQGLAPERVAQVVLDAIERRTAEVASGDFA